CCCCGCAGTCGGTCAGCGTGATGACCCGTCAATTGATGGACGACCAGAACCTCACCACCATCGATGACGTGATGGAACGTACGCCCGGCATCACCAGCTACGAGTCGCCCATGGGCGGCAAGTATTTCTATTCCCGTGGTTTCAAGATGCTCGGCCAGTACCAGTACGACGGCGTACCGCTGGACATGGGCAAGGACTACGCCCAAGCCGACAGTTTCAGCGCCAACATGGCAATTTATGACCGGGTGGAAGTGCTCAAGGGGGCGGCCGGCATGCTCAAAGGCGCCGGCACCGCCAGCGGCGCGGTGAACTTTGTGCGCAAGCGGCCCCAGGCCAAGCCCACCACCAGCCTGTCGTTGTCGGCCGGCACCTGGGACAACTACCGCGCCGACCTCGACACCGGCGGCCCTCTGAATGACAGTGGCACCGTGCGCGGTCGTGCCGCGATCAGCCAGCAGGATCGCGGCTCGTACATGGACATTGCCAAGCGCAAGGACCAGGCGTTCTATGGCGCCCTAGACTTCGACCTGAGCCCGGACACCACCCTGGGCGTTGGCGCCAGCTACGAAGATGTCGACGCCACCCCATGCTGGGGCGGCCTGCCGCGCTACGCCGACGGCAAAAGCGCCCACCTCAGCCGCTCGACGTGCCTGGGCCAGGCGTGGAACGACTGGCAAAGCCGACGCACCACGTTTTTGTCGACCTCACCCAGCAGCTCAACGAGGACTGGAAACTCAAGGTCGCCGCCGTGCACAGCCGCAACCTGCAAGACACCAAGTACGCCGCCAGCGAAGGCACCATCAACTACGGCGACCCAGCGCCAACGGCCCTCTCCTATGCTGCGTTGATGGACTACGACCACCGCGACTATGGCCTCGATGCCTACCTGGACGGCAAGTTCGAAGCCTTCGGCCTGCAGCACGAATTGATCCTAGGCGCCAACGGCAGCCGTGGCACCCAGGACGACGTGTATGCGATCCAGAACCTGCCCACGCGCCAGGGCATCTACACCCCAACCACCATATGCCGGAGCCGGCCGACAACACCTTCTGGCCGAACATGTACCGCGGCAGCACGATCAAGGAAACCGCCACTCAATACGGCACCTACGCCACGCTGCGCCTGCGCCTGGCCGAACCGCTGATGTTCATTGTGGGCAGCCGCGTGAGCTGGTACGAAAACCGTCGCCAGTCCTACAGCCTGGGCTGGGGCGAATGGTCGTTGCAGGACGCGCGCTCGAAGGAAACCGGTGAAGTCACACCGTTCGCCGCACTGATCTACGACCTCAACGAGCACCTGTCGGTGTACGCCAGCTACGCGGATATCTTCCAGCCGCAAAGCGCCTACGCCACCGCCGACGGTGCGCCGCTCAAGCCGAAAGTCGGTGACAACTACGAGTTGGGCATCAAGGGCGATTGGTTCGACGGGCGCCTGAACAGCTCCCTGGCACTGTTCCGCGCCCTCGAGAAAAACGGTGCCGAAACCGACTTCACCCGCCTCTGTTCCACCTCCGCCGATGGCTTTTGCTACACCGACACCGGCAAGGTGCGGGCCCAAGGCGTGGAGGCCGAAGTCAGCGGCGAACTGCTCGAACGCCTGCAGGTGTTCGGCGGCTACACCTATACCCAGACAAAAGCCCTGAAGACCATCGACAGCAAGATCGAAGGCGGCTCCTCCAACACCTACGTGCCTCGGCACATGCTGCGGCTATGGGGTGACTACCAGCTCGACGGAGCCCTGTCGAAATGGAGCGTAGGCACCGGCGTCAATGCCCAAAGCAGTAACTACCGCATGCAGACCATCAAGCTGGAACAGCCCGGCTACGCGGTGTGGAGCGCTCGCCTGGCCTATCGCCTGGATGACACCTGGACCGTAGCGCTCAATGGCAACAATTTGTTCGATAAAAGCTATTACAACACCGTCGGAACAGCATCCTGGGGCAACTTCTACGGTGAGCCGCGCAATTTCACGGTTAGTTTGAAAGGCAACTTCTGATTCTACGAAAGCCCCGGTGGCAGGGCACTAAGTGCGCCTTGCCACCTTCTTGTCGCCCTCTTTCCTACCTCTTGTGGAAAAAGGTTTTTTCTTTATGCAGGAAAAATCTCACATTTGTTCCTACACTCCAAAACACACCCCATAACCGAGTGTCCGGACAAGGAATGTCAATAAAATGCCGAAAAAAAGACTGATTAACCTGTCTAGCATGCCGCCTCCGCACCATCGTCAATTCGTTGACAAAGCACATTAAGGGGACACTCCTTTATTCACTACCCCCGCAAATTCCCTTGGGTTAGATAGGTAATTGCGTATTACCCAGAGCAGCCGTAGTTCGACTTTCCCCTATAAAGCAGCCTACCGCCTTATAGAGGAAACAACCGAGCAGTGAGTCTGGAGTGCAATGAGGGATGTTTTATGCGAGAGAAGTCGTCCGTCGATAGCTTGTTTTTAACGCGTGCCGGTTTTGTTGAGTTTTTTGTTGTCTTCGTCAAATTCATTCATGGCCTGAGTGCCATTCTGCCCCCGTTGGTCCTGGTGTTTTTCATCGACCCGATGGAGCCCGCGCTGCGCCCTCACTTCCTTGGGCTGCTGCTGTTTTTCGCGGTCCTGACCATCATTCTGTTCCAGGCGCTGGGCATTTACTCGGAAGAACTGTTCAGCAATCGCCTGCGCCTGAAAACCAAGGTCAAGGCCTGGTCGGCGGCGTTTTGCATCCTGCTGTTCATGTACCAGATCCTGCAGATGTTCCCCCAACTGACCCCACGTAACCTGGCGGTGTGGTACGTCGTCAGCCTGGCGCTGTTTTGCGTGGAGCGCCTGGTGATGCTGCGCCTCTATCGCAACCTGATGCGCAAGGGCAAATACCTGCAACGCACGGTCATCCTGGGCTTTACCGACACTGCCGTGCATGTTGCCGATCACCTGCAGCGCAACGGTGACATTCGCTCCGGCCTGATCGGTTTTATCGACGACCGCACCGAACGCATCCCCAAGGAGCTGAGCAACCTGCCCTTGCTCGGCAACTCCCGTGACCTGGAAAAACTGATCCGCGCCGAACAGGTCAACCAAGTGATGATCTGCCTGCCCTGGGCCGCCGAGCAGCGTATTCACGGGTTGGTCAATCGCCTGCGGCAGATGTCGGTGAATGTGATGCTGGTGCCCGACATGGCGGCCCTGCGCTACGGCCACAGCAAGATCACCGATGTGGGCGGCATCCTGATGTTCAACACCTCGCAACTGCCACTGCGCGGATGGTCGCCGGTGATCAAGCGCCTGGAGGATTTGTTGCTGGCCAGCCTGGCGTTGGTGGCGTTGTCGCCGGTGATGCTGGCAACGGCCCTTGCGATCAAGCTCGACTCAAGGGCCCGGTGCTGTTTCGCCAGAACCGCTATGGCTACAACGACAACGAAATCCGCGTGTTCAAGTTCCGCTCGATGTTTACCGACCAGAGCGACTTCACCGCCGAACGCCAGACCACCCGCCAGGACCCGCGCATCACGCGTGTAGGCCGCATCATCCGCAAGACCAGCATTGACGAACTGCCGCAGCTGTTCAACGTGCTGCTGGGCAATATGTCGATGGTCGGGCCACGTCCCCACGCTACGGCAACCAAGGCCGCAGGCATTCCTTTCGAGGTGGCGGTGAGCGAATACAGCTCGCGGCACCGGGTAAAACCAGGCATCACCGGCTGGGCGCAAATCAACGGGTACCGGGGCGAGACCGACACCCTCTACAAGATCCAGAAACGTGTCGAGTACGACCTGGAGTACATCTCCAAGTGGTCGGTGTGGTTTGACTTGTACATCGTCTTCATGACGGTTCCGGCCGTCCTGTCCACCAAGGAGGTCTATTGATGAATACCCTCAACGGATTGATACCCTGCATCATTTCCGGTGGCTCGGGCACGCGGCTGTGGCCGGTGTCCCGGCAGAATATGCCCAAGCCGTTCATGCGCATGCGTGACGGCCAGAGCCTGCTGCAGAAGACCTTCCAGCGCGCCGCCAAACTGCCCGGCGTGGAAAGCGTGCTCACGGTGACCAACCGCGACCTGTTGTTCCGCACCCTGGATGACTACCGGGGGGTGAACAAGGCCCACCTGCCCCTGGACCTGCTGCTGGAGCCGTTCGGGCGCAACACGGCAGCCGCGATTGCCGTGGCGGCGCTGCATGTGCAGGAGCATTTTGGTGATCAGGCGCAGTTGCTGGTGATGCCGGCCGACCATTTGATCCTTAACGAAGTGGCGTTCGCCGAGGCTGTCACCCAGGCCCGCGACCTGGCCGAAGCCGGTTACCTGGTGACGTTTGGCATCCAGCCCGACCACCCGGAAACCGGCTTTGGCTACATCGAACAAGGCGAGGCCCTGGACACCGGTTATCGCGTCAAGCGTTTCGTCGAAAAGCCCGACCTGGCCACCGCACAAGGTTACCTCGACGGCGGCAAGCACCTGTGGAACGCCGGCATGTTCTGCTTCAAGGCCAGCACCCTGGTGGACGAACTCGCCGCCCACGCGCCGGATGTACTCACCGCAGCCACCGCCGCGCTGCAACACAGCCAAAGCCTGCAAAACAAAACCTCGCGCCAGCGTGAACTGGACGCGGACGCCTTCGGCAGTGCGCCGGATATTTCCATCGACGTGGCACTGATGGAGCAGTCCAAAAAAGTCGCCGTGGTGCCCTGTGACATCGGCTGGAGCGATATCGGTTCATGGGAAGCCCTGCGCCAGCTCACCCCAGCGACGCCCATGGCAACCAGGTCAACGGCGAAGCGATCTTGCACGACGTGCACAACTGCTACATCGACTCACCCAAGCGCGTCCTCGGCGCCGTCGGCGTGCGTGACCTGATCATTGTCGACACTCCCGATGCGCTGCTGATCGCCGACGCCAACCGCAGCCAGGATGTGCGCTACATCGTTGCCGAGCTCAAGCGCCAGAACCATCCGGCGTACAGCCTGCACCGCACCGTCACCCGGCCGTGGGGCACCTACACGGTGCTGGAGGAAAGCAGCCGCTTCAAGATCAAGCGCATCGTGGTCAAGCCCCAGGCATCGTTGTCGTTGCAGATGCACCACCACCGCAGCGAACACTGGGTGGTGGTCAGCGGTGCGGCGCAGATCACCAATGGCGAGCGCGAATTCTGATCAACGCCAACGAGTCCACCTACATTCCCGCCGGGCACAAACACCGGCTGACCAACCCCGGCATCATCGACCTGGTGATGATCGAAGTGCAGAGCGGCGAATACCTGGGCGAAGACGACATTGTGCGCTTCGATGACATCTACGGCCGTGCGCCCGCCGACGTGAAAAAATGACATGCGTACCTCACTGATCATCCCGACCCGTAACGCCTCCAGCCACCTGGCCCGCCTGCTGCCGGCGCTGAAAATGCAAACCCTGCAACCTGACGAGATGCTGGTGGTGGACAGCGCCTCCAGCGATGACACCGTGGCGCGCTTTCGCGAGTTTGGGGCACGGGTCGAGGTGATTGATGCGCGTGACTTCAACCACGGTGGCACCCGGCGCTGGGCCAGTGAACAGGTGGGCGGCGATGCGTTGATCGTGATGACCCAGGACGCCATCCCCGCCACTCCCGAAACCTTCGCCAATCTGCTGGATGAACTGCAGCAGGACCCACTCAACGGCGTGGCTTACGGCCGCCAATTGCCCCACCCCGACGCGGGTGTACTGGGCGCGCAGTCACGGCACTTCAACTACCCGGAGCACAGCCGCAGCAAAAGCCTGGCTGACGCGCCGGAATTGGGGATCAAGACCTGTTTCAGCTCGGACTCGTTTTCCGTGTACCGGCGCAGTGCGCTGGAGGCGGTGGGCGGTTTTCCCAAGGACGTGATCGGCAGCGAAGACGCATTCGTGGCCGCACGCATGCTGCTCGAAGGCTACAAGGTGCGCTACGCCGCCACGGCGCTGGTGCACCACTCTCACGATTACAAACTCATGGATGAGTTTCACCGCTACTTCGACATTGGCGTGTTCTACGGTCGCGAACCGTGGATCAAGCAAGCCTTTGGCGACGCAGGCGGCGAAGGCAAGCGCTATGTGCTGGCCGAACTCGCCGCCTTGCGCAAGGCCGGTGCCTTGCACCGCGTCCCCGAGGTACTGGTGCGCAGCGCGTTCAAATTGCTCGGCTACCGGCTGGGCCATCTGGAGCGGCGCCTGCCCCTCGCGATCAAGCGACGCATCAGCATGTTTCCCGGTTATTGGAGGTGAGTCGCATGACCTACAGGAAGTCCCCCTTGATGAAACGAACCGTGCTCGTCCTGGCCATGCTGGCCCTGGCCGCCTGCAATACACCGGCGCGCATCGTGCCGCCGGACAGCCAGACCATCGAAGACGGCAAGCGCGCCCTCGACCAGTTGGCCCAACTGCCGCCGGTGGTGGAGCGCATCCGCATCGGCGACCAGTTGCGTATCGTGCGCGATGCCGGCGAGATGCCGACGCTGTCGGCGTTCAACGTCAGCACCATCTACGAGCTGACGCTGTACACGGTGCAGAACGACGGCAAGATCAACTACCCGTTCCTGGGGCCCATCCAGGTGGCGCGACGCACGCCCGCCGAGGTGGCCGCCGAGCTGACCAAAAGCCTGGCGTCGGTGTACCGCGAACCACGGGTGACAGTGAACATCAACCAGGCGCCGAGCAACTCGGTGATCGTCGGTGGCGCAGTGAACAACCCGACGGCGGTGCAGATCCCTACGGCCAACACGCTGGAGCAGGCGATTGTCGGTGCGGGCGGGGTCAACCCGTCGGGCGACGCCAGCATGGTTGCGCTGTTGCGCGAAGACGCCCAAGGCGCCTACCACGCCTACTTCCTGGATTTCAGCCAG
The Pseudomonas poae DNA segment above includes these coding regions:
- a CDS encoding glycosyltransferase family 2 protein; this translates as MRTSLIIPTRNASSHLARLLPALKMQTLQPDEMLVVDSASSDDTVARFREFGARVEVIDARDFNHGGTRRWASEQVGGDALIVMTQDAIPATPETFANLLDELQQDPLNGVAYGRQLPHPDAGVLGAQSRHFNYPEHSRSKSLADAPELGIKTCFSSDSFSVYRRSALEAVGGFPKDVIGSEDAFVAARMLLEGYKVRYAATALVHHSHDYKLMDEFHRYFDIGVFYGREPWIKQAFGDAGGEGKRYVLAELAALRKAGALHRVPEVLVRSAFKLLGYRLGHLERRLPLAIKRRISMFPGYWR
- a CDS encoding polysaccharide export protein — protein: MKRTVLVLAMLALAACNTPARIVPPDSQTIEDGKRALDQLAQLPPVVERIRIGDQLRIVRDAGEMPTLSAFNVSTIYELTLYTVQNDGKINYPFLGPIQVARRTPAEVAAELTKSLASVYREPRVTVNINQAPSNSVIVGGAVNNPTAVQIPTANTLEQAIVGAGGVNPSGDASMVALLREDAQGAYHAYFLDFSQYLKTGPNGRKQVPLQRGDVVFVPKSNVGERIQGVDTYLNQLIPFTKSIGVGYNYTRTSGGNN